One genomic region from Candidatus Amarolinea dominans encodes:
- a CDS encoding RloB domain-containing protein yields the protein MPKRKPDDRKLRRYERAMSSYDRRPGNRSPGQCILIVCEGEKTEPNYFASLRDHLKLSTVSVKITERAGAPISLVNEALSQRMKRQQDIRSGRINLPNFEEIWCVFDVENPRDNQTFGRAVQVADKNEFQLAVSNPAFEFWYILHFEHTTRPFADGDEIKEYLRRYIPGYHAAMPVFDKLPPTRTALQHAKKILENHPQGEQRFPNPSTLVHLLAEKMIEMSPSGRQHVK from the coding sequence ATGCCCAAGCGTAAACCGGATGACCGCAAACTGCGTCGTTACGAGCGGGCGATGAGTTCCTACGATCGCCGGCCAGGAAACCGTTCTCCTGGCCAGTGCATCCTGATCGTTTGCGAAGGTGAGAAAACCGAACCGAACTACTTCGCCAGCCTGCGGGATCATCTCAAGCTGTCCACCGTCAGCGTAAAGATAACGGAGCGCGCGGGCGCTCCAATTAGTTTAGTTAATGAGGCCTTGTCTCAACGCATGAAACGACAACAGGATATCCGGAGCGGGCGCATAAACCTGCCCAACTTCGAAGAAATTTGGTGCGTATTCGATGTTGAGAACCCACGTGACAATCAAACGTTTGGCCGAGCCGTACAGGTTGCCGATAAAAACGAATTTCAGTTGGCCGTCTCCAACCCGGCTTTTGAGTTTTGGTATATTTTGCACTTCGAACATACCACCCGCCCGTTTGCTGATGGCGATGAGATCAAAGAATACTTGCGACGCTACATTCCAGGTTATCACGCCGCCATGCCCGTCTTTGATAAGCTGCCACCGACTCGAACGGCGCTGCAGCATGCCAAGAAAATCCTGGAAAACCATCCTCAAGGTGAACAACGTTTCCCGAACCCATCTACGCTGGTGCATTTACTGGCAGAAAAAATGATTGAGATGAGCCCAAGCGGGCGTCAGCATGTGAAGTGA